The Uranotaenia lowii strain MFRU-FL unplaced genomic scaffold, ASM2978415v1 HiC_scaffold_5, whole genome shotgun sequence nucleotide sequence CTGGTGACAACGCGTGCATACTTTTTTATAAGCTGCGTTAAGTTTGCGATACTGGTTTTTGGCGTGGAGAGACTTGTGCCTCAAGTAGTAGCGGAGGGCTTTGTTCTTGAGTGCTTTCATTTTTCGCAactctttcgtgacccagggagCACGTAGGTCAGAGGCTGCTGAGCGTTTTGGTACGTGACGATCGATGATGTAGTTTATGATATGGGAGAACTTCGTAGCAGCGGCGTTTGGATCGGAAGATTCGAGCTCAGAATTCCAGTCGATGGCGTCAAGCGTTTGTGAAATAGCGACAAAATCGGCGTTCTTGAAGTCGAGAAAAAAGGATGCCGGCTTCTTGATAGGAGTCACAACTTCAGAGATTTCAAGCGAAAGCAGCAGTGCCGGGTGGTGAGGAACAAGCTTAACCAGAGGCGCAGGAGCCAGTTCAATCGTAGCCAATTGGGATCCGTCGTTAACAAAACAGAGATTGAGCAAGCGACCATTCTCATTCTCGACGCTGTTAATTTGTCGGAGAGTTGCTGTGCTGAGTGAGTCGAGGATCAAACTAGAGGGCGTAGTAAATGAAGATCTCGCTGAATCAGCAAACAAAAAACCGCACTGGGAGAAACACCATTTAAGTCCGGGCAAGTTGAAGTCGCCAATAATAAGAATGTCGTCCTCGGGAACAGTAAGGGAACACAACCGGGAAAGGCTGCGGGAAAACGACTCTGCAAAGACCGCGCTTTTGGCTCGATCAGGGGGTCGGTGTAAAACCCCAACGAAGAGCTTTCGAGTGCCCAGATCGATACGGATCCACACTAGTTCCTGGTCGTTCCATGATTCGCCGTCGATTGGAGTGACTGAAAGACCGGATCGGATGGCAATCAGAACACCCCCGCCGGTGGATTCAGTGCTGTTGTGAGGACCTCGGTCACGCCGGAACACTGTGTAGTCGGAGCTAAAAACCTGACTGGTAAGGGTTCTATCGTTCagccaggtttcggtgaaaGCCACAATATCGTAGCTGGAGCATGAGGTGGCTAACAGATATTCGTTGACGCAGGAGTTGATACCGCCGACATTTTGGTAGTAGATACTTAGTTGATCTCGTGACCCGACAGACACACCGGATCGTCGTTCACTGGAACGGAAAAATCCATCACGGAGGGGAAGGGCGACGAAAGTTGAATACTTGCCTGTTtgtgcaggctggagaacctcatcgccgcaatcgaactcagggccgggacgactgatgccgctggcaggaatcagcgcgactgagtcgaagggctccgaGGTCTCCGTAAAGCCTggctcgttgcgtcccggtgaagaAGCCCGTGAAGAGGCGAGGAATTGGTGATGTTCGTGGAAGTTAACACGACAGCTGTTGGAAGGTTCGGATGACGAGAAACTCGAGAGTCTTATGCGGTTGCTTGTCGAGGCTATTGTTTGAAACTGGGATCCCTGCCTAAGCACTTTCCGACAGGCCGTTGACAATTGCAGTTCAGTGGCTGATCATCGTTTGTAGGATACGTCATTCCTTCTCTTTTTTGGCGGCACGCGAGTTGGTGAAGGTTTTCCCGgaacaaaatttatagaaatttaagtGTTAGCTAGTTTAAAAAAGCAAGTTCAGTGTCTCGATTCGGTTTGCAATTGCGTCATAACAAAAGCAATAACTGCGCACAGGtacaatttattatatttctaaaattcattttaaccTAACCTAAAATGCCGGTTCCAGCATCCTCGATTCCACTGAATCACAGCTAAAGTAACTAAATATCTACTTATTCCGTTCTAAAAGGAGCGATAATTAAAAGGGCTAGCTAGGTCTAAAGTTATCTAGAAGGTATTTGcttattctaaatttaaaaattgaaactttcctaaactaaaactaaatttaCAGAACACACGTTGTACTTAACCTCAACTACCCTCACTTGTTCGGGTGTAAAATAGCAGCTGAACACTGAAAATGTAAGAAacattacaatttaaaaaacctaGATCATGGAACTAAATTCTAAATACAATTGCAGCTTGAAGCTGTGCAAACTGTTACCGAGATTCAGCGTTTTTATTTCACACACCCGcaacaatttttcaagattttcaatgGCCGAATTCACGGAAACCATCCGGACCAGCACTCCAGTGCCAACAACGGAGCAGTTCAACTGCGACTCGTTGTCCATTCTCGGTAAACTATAGGTAGAGGAGTTCAGTGAATTGGTGCCACACGAGGAGTAGAACTGCCAGGAGTCTCCATGGATGGCGCAACTGGTGAGAAAGTGACAGCAGGAGTTAAATggttttttgaaccaaaatcctCGAATTCTCGGAATAATATTCCAGCAGGCCAAGTCTTTGGGGAAAGCGCAGTGTCTTTCAACTTAGGATCCACCCCAACTTTGAAAGAAATTGATCTGAGCGTGGAAACATCAACATCCTTTCGAACCAGGGCATGAACTTCAGCTGATTCGCATTGGAGACATTCCATTACGAACTCTTCGAATTCTTGGCCGTAACACTATTTTGCAATCGAGCCAGATAGATCCAAAACTTTCTTTCGCGAGGAGCAACCGTCGCAATAGTTTTTACGGTAATTTTTCTTCTAGTACCCACACAGGGGGCTACAGTTGGGTTTTCAACTCGGCGCCTCTTGTTCGAGGGAGTGGCTAGCCTAGGCCAGGCAGCAGGGACGCGAGGAGAAGGGTTGATGTTAGGGCGAACGTTTAGAATTTTATCAAGCTTCGAGTTGGTCACAGCAATTTCAGACTTCATATCAGCAACTAACGAAGCCTGGCTCTTCCGCATGTCCGCAATAAGAGTTTCGTAGATGTCCAAAGATCGACGAAAACCAGAATTTTTTAGAAGTTTGCAACATTCGTCACAAACCCAGAGCAGATTTCTGTTGTCAGCCTTCGACTTGAGGTGCGACAAAAGCAACCCCGCACACTTTAAGTGAAACGCCAGGTTGCAAAGGCCCTGACAAAGAATGCTGTCGGAGTCGCTCGTAGGATTAGCGCATTTATCGCAGGCTATATCGCTTGATGACATTTgcgtcaaaactaaaaaaatcgtgTTGCACTTAACTGATTTGAACACAGTTCCTCGTCTGTTTGAAACAGTATCTGTGCCACGTTCAGAGCGGGGTCGGATCAAAACAATACGAAAAACAACCACAAATGATACGGATTTCGATCGGGGTAATCGCGGCTCGAGAACGACGGATCGGTTGGCAAATCACTTCGCACGGCAGCACCAAGAGAAGAACAACACGTGAAGCAAAAACGGAACGGAtaaaattgcacaaaacactaCGAAAACACGGTAGAAAAAGAAGCTTTGTAACTGTAAGTACACACTTGACGCAAGTTATGTTGGATCTCTGCTTTGCCAGCGATGGGACTCGTGTACCTTCCGTTGTTCTGGCTCCCGCTCCGTACGTTAAATCGGTACACCATCATCCTGCATTTTTGGTTTCGTTCGATGTCACTAGACTTgctcctgtcgcaaaattagcACCTTTCTATCATGACTTCAAGAACGCCGACTTTGACGAGATTTCTCGTACCCTGGTTTCCATCGATTGGGAATCTGAGCTCGACTTATCTAATCCCAATGCTGCGGCCGAAACCTTCTCGCACATCTTGAGTTACGTTATCGACCGTCACGTACCAAAACACACTACTGAAAAGAATATACGGACTCATTGGTTCACGACTGAACTACGACGACTAAAGGCGGCAAAGAGATGTGCCcttagaaattttaacaaatcaagATCCTCCTATACGAAGAACATTTATCGTAGACTAAATTCTGTTTACAAAAAAGTCAGCAAACGTTGTCACCAAAACTATCTAGCTCGAGTTCAGCGTGATCTAAAGTCCAGACCTAAATCGTTCTGGAAACATGTTAAAAGTCAGCGGAACGAACCTGGTCTGCCAAAccaaatgtttctggatgacaATACGGTGAACTCTGATCGTGGAATCTGTGATCTCTTTGCCGAAAAATTCTCGTCTATCTATAATCCAGCATCGACATACCCTGAACATCTGGATAGTGCAGTCAGAAATATTGCGCCACTGGGCTTCTCTATAAACAACATTGTGGTTGAGGATGCAGTCATCTCAAAAGCAGCAGCTAAGCTCAAAAATTCTTTCTCTACGGGTCCCGACGGAATACCTGctacttttattaaatttttcatgctcgttttgcTGACTCCTGTTAGGCATATTTACCAAGCTTCGCTTGACAGAGCCATCTTCCCCTCACTATGGATGgaggcttacatgtttccggtgtATAAAAAGGTAACAGGAGCGATGTCAACAACTACCGGGGAATCTCGGCATTATTCGCAGtagccaaactattcgaattggtggtcttggatccgattttcttgtcctgtaagaatattttttccgacgatcaacacggattctTGCCCAAGCGCTCCACGACAACTAACCTTCTGACGTTTACTTCTCACGTTCTTCCTACGTAGTTTTGCTTCGAAGTCTCAAACCGACGCTATTTACACCGATTTGTCAGCGGCATTCGAAAAACTCAACCACGATATTGCCATTGGAAAGCTCGAACGTCTGGGTTTCTGTGGAACTCTTCTTGACTGGTTCCGGAGCTACCTATCAGGACGTAAATTAACAGTTCGCACGGAGGACTCTTTTTCCAAACAATTCTCTGCttcttctggtgtgcctcagggaagccatttagggccgattatcttcttaatcttCTTTAACGATGCGCTCTCACTCCTCGACGGCCCAAAGCTATGCTATGCTGATGatctaaaactattttacaacatcaacggccagaacgatattgatttcctacaaaatcaatttaacctcTTCGCACACTGGTGTGATATAAACTGCCTGCCTTTGCATCGCAGTAAGTGTGCAGTCATTAGCTTTTCAAGAAAGCGGTAGCCTTTTTCCGCTGAGTACTTCCTCGAAGATGAGCCAATTGCACGCGTAGAACACATCAATGATCTAGACATCAATTCTAGACCGGAAGTTGGAATTCAGGACACACACAAACTACGTTGTCGACAAAGCCTCGAGAAgtcttggattcttatttcgagtATCCAAGGACTTCAAggggctagtgaagtagacaatgtgcaactcgagaccccatacacccaaccttcgggtagtggtcatatcacctcttgtctgcaactccgattctctacctccccgtggtactagctggggtgcgagcaaccttagcggagatcgggtacccaaccccggtggatgctttggtcgcatgcagaatgagttagggggcttcgtacgcgtctgttctccatgttaggggcggcgtgcggagtgcaacaacgtcctggtggtgttcgggacccaaaacagcaacatcacgacggtcctcctgcgagatagtggggttagctgcgggccttgcgagcctgtgactactaaaaaacataagcaacgaacaacgaacaacaaatttcggatggaaatcggcaaagacccacgcgacgaaaagggactagcgattggaaacttggaacatggaactgccgatctctaaattttgtgggcagtacccacgtgctctccaacgaattgaagagccgcaaattcgacatcgtagcgctgcaggaggtatgctggaagggctccacggtacgaacgtatccagatggtcgtgccatctaccagagctgcggcaacacacacgagcttggaacagctttcatagtgatgggaaagatgcaaaagcgcgtgatcgggtggtggccgatcaactcacgaatgtgccggttgagaatcaagggccggttcttcaacatcagcatcatcaacgtgcacagccctcacctcggaagtaccggtgacgacaaagacgaattctacgcgcagctggagcgtgaatacgaccgttgcccaaaacatgatatcaagatcgtcatcggggatttcaatgctcaggtcggccaggaggaggaatttaaacctacaattggaaggttcagcgcgcaccagctgaccaacgaaaacggcctcagactcattgatttcgccgcctccaaacgaatggccgtacgtagtaccttttttcagcaccgcctcccacacaagtacacctggagatcaccgtaccaaactcaatcacagatcgaccacgttttgatcgacagccggcacttttcggacatcatcgacgtcagatcctgtcggggcgccaacatcgagtcggaccattatctggtgatggtgaagatgcgcccaaaactctccgtagtgaacaacacgcgaaaccggcgcccgcctcggttaaatatcgcgcgactgaagcaacctgaggtcgcggcagactacgcgcaatcggtcgaagcagcgctgccggcagagggcgagcttgacgaagcccctctcgaggactgttgggataccatcaaaacagccatcaacagtgctgcggagaacgtcatcggttatgtggagcgatctcgacggaacgactggttcgacgaggagtgtaggagggtgatggacgaagagaatgccgcgcgggcggcagtagtgcaaagaggcacccgtcgaaatgtggaaaatcaccgacagcggaagaggcagcgagtccgacttttccaggagaaaaagcgccgcctggaggaggaggagctcgaggagctggagcagctgcatcgttcccgagaaacacgaaagttctatcagaaactcaacgcatcccgcaaaggcttcgtgccgcaagccgaaatgtgccgggataaggacgggggtatcctgacggacaatcgtgaggtgatcaaaaggtggaagcagcacttcgatgaacacctgaacggcgcacatgcaggagatcaagacggtgggggaaggtacatcgccggcgtagccaacgacgaagaggagccactcccaacgatgagtgaagttaaggaagccattcgccagctgaatagaaacaagtcggctgggaaggatggtatcgcagctgaactcatcaaaatgggcccggacaggttggccgactgcctacaccggttgatagtccggatctgggacatagaacagctaccggaggagtggaaggagggggtaatatgccccatctacaagaagggcgacaaattggactgtgagaactaccgagcgatcactgtcctcaatgccgcctacaaagtgttgtcccgaatcctactccgccgcctcacgccacaagcaaacagattcgtgggaagtcatcaggccggcttcatggagggacggtctacgacggaccagatattcacattacggcaaatcctccaaaaatgccgtgaacaccaagtccctacgcatcatctattcatcgacttcaaagccgcatacgacacgatcgaccgtaacgagctatggaaaatcatggacgagaacggcttttccgggaagctaatcagactgatcaaggcgacgatggatggaacgcagtgctgtgtgcggatttcgggtgaattgtcgagttcattcgaatcgcgcagggggcttcgacaaggtgatggtctatcctgcatgatgttcaacgtggcgctagaaggtgttattcgacgagcggtgggcgaaatgcggggcacgattttcaacagatccagtcaacttatctgctttgccgatgacattgatatagtcggcagatcatctgcggcggtggaggagatctacagcaaactgaaacgcgaagcaggaaggattgggttgatgattaatacgtccaagacgaagtacatgctggcctgcggatccgagaccgaccgagcccgcttgtccagtaataacaaggtcacgatcgacggcgacgagctggagatagtcgaagactttatctatctcggctcactggtgaccgcagacaatgacaccagccgtgagatccggaggcgaattatcagcggaagtcgtgcctactatggactccacaagcaactgcggtcgagaagactttgccctcgtacgaagtgtaacctgtatatgacgcttattagaccggttgttctctacgggcacgagacatggatattgctcgaggaggacctgcgtacactcggagtattcgagcgacgagtgttaagaaccatctttggcggcgtacaggagaacggagtgtggaggcgaaggatgaaccacgagctcgcgcgactctacggcgaacccagtatccagaaggtggtgaaagctggccggatacgctgggcgggacatgttgcgagaatgccggacgactgtcctgcaaaacagatgttcgctacgaatccggtaggaacaagacgagcgggggcgcaacgagcgaggtggttagaccaagtggagcgtgatctggcgaacgtggggtgcccgagaaattggagaacggttgctatgaaccgagtgaattttaggaattatgttcgtcaagttatgtcgtgagacggaatactatgtaaataataaataaataaataaataataaggacttcaaggatgtgtattgcctgaaaagtttgtattgcagtattgttcgctctatccttgagtatgcatcagctgtttggtgtccctactaccagaatggGGTCGAACGGCTATACAGCGGCGCTTCTTGCGATTCGCCCTTAGACACCTGCCTTGGCAATACCCGTTTCACTTGCCAAGCTATGAATATCGATGCCGTCTCATAGACAAAgacactcttcaagcccgcagaaacgCAACACGAGCTACCTTCGCCGCCGATCTCTTGACATCGCGAATTGACTGCCCCACGCCCCTAGAAGCCATTCCtctaagtgtgcgaccccgtggACTCAGAAACCAAGATCTGCGATTGTATTATTCCTATTCGTTTGAACAATTATGGAGTCAATAGCGCTATCATCGGTgtaatgaaaacattcaaccgtttttctgagcacttcgacttcgacgtttcgagagatgttttccgtagtaaagttttaagtgtattgagaaccctgtaattagactaagtactctttttatattacttttaagtcatcatttggaccaatatgtgttccgttgatttgtaatctatataaataaaaatgaatttctgtctgtctgtctgtctgtctgtctgtctgtctgtctgtctgtctgtctgtctgtctgtctgtctgtctgtctgtctgtctgtctgtctgtctgtctg carries:
- the LOC129760192 gene encoding uncharacterized protein LOC129760192; this translates as MDNESQLNCSVVGTGVLVRMVSVNSAIENLEKLLRVCEIKTLNLGNSLHSFKLQFERRSGVSVGSRDQLSIYYQNVGGINSCVNEYLLATSCSSYDIVAFTETWLNDRTLTSQVFSSDYTVFRRDRGPHNSTESTGGGVLIAIRSGLSVTPIDGESWNDQELVWIRIDLGTRKLFVGVLHRPPDRAKSAVFAESFSRSLSRLCSLTVPEDDILIIGDFNLPGLKWCFSQCGFLFADSARSSFTTPSSLILDSLSTATLRQINSVENENGRLLNLCFVNDGSQLATIELAPAPLVKLVPHHPALLLSLEISEVVTPIKKPASFFLDFKNADFVAISQTLDAIDWNSELESSDPNAAATKFSHIINYIIDRHVPKRSAASDLRAPWVTKELRKMKALKNKALRYYLRHKSLHAKNQYRKLNAAYKKVCTRCHQGYLIRIQRGFKTTPKSFWQYIKDQRKESGLPFYMFWKTSRRPRTLIFLTMAASNVPRQSTSFHHIVIDDDTMKATAKLKSSVSAGPIKLL